The proteins below come from a single Larimichthys crocea isolate SSNF chromosome II, L_crocea_2.0, whole genome shotgun sequence genomic window:
- the LOC104932574 gene encoding kinesin-1 heavy chain: MADPAECTIKVMCRFRPLNSSEVTRGDRYIPKFQGDETVVIGGKPYMFDRVFGSNTTQEQVYNACAQKIVKDVLEGYNGTIFAYGQTSSGKTHTMEGNLHDTDAMGIIPRIVQDIFNYIYSMDENLEFHIKVSYFEIYLDKIRDLLDVSKTNLSVHEDKNRVPYVKGCTERFVCSPDEVMDTIDEGKSNRHVAVTNMNEHSSRSHSIFLINVKQENTQTEQKLSGKLYLVDLAGSEKVSKTGAEGAVLDEAKNINKSLSSLGNVISALAEGTAYIPYRDSKMTRILQDSLGGNCRTTIVICCSPSSYNECETKSTLMFGQRAKTIKNTVTVNIELTAEQWKQKYEREKEKNKTLRNTVTWLENELNRWRNGESVPVEEQFDKEKANAEVQALDNIINDKPASTPNVPGVRLTDVEKDKCEAELAKLYKQLDDKDEEINQQSQLAEKLKQQMLDQDELLASSRRDHENLQAELNRLQAENEASKDEVKEVLQALEELAVNYDQKSQEVEDKTKEFEAISEELNQKSSILSSLDSELQKLKEMSNHQKKRVTEMMSSLLKDLAEIGIAVGSNDIKQHEGGSGMIDEEFTVARLYISKMKSEVKTMVKRCKQLEGTQSESNKKMDENEKELAACQLRISQHEAKIKSLTEYLQNVEQKKRQLEENVDSLNEELVKISAQEKVHAMEKENEIQTANEVKEAVEKQIHSHREAHQKQISSLRDELDNKEKLITELQDLNQKIMLEQERLRVEHEKLKSTDQEKSRKLHELTVMQDRREQARQDLKGLEETVAKELQTLHNLRKLFVQDLATRVKKSAEMDSDDTGGSAAQKQKISFLENNLEQLTKVHKQLVRDNADLRCELPKLEKRLRATAERVKALESALKEAKENAARDRKRYQQEVDRIKEAVRAKNMARRGHSAQIAKPIRPGQQPVASPTHPNINRSGGGFYQNSQTVSIRGGSSSKPEKN; the protein is encoded by the exons AGTGATGTGCCGTTTCAGGCCCCTGAACAGCTCCGAGGTGACCAGAGGAGACAGATACATTCCCAAGTTTCAAGGGGACGAGACGGTTGTCATCGGG ggcAAACCGTACATGTTCGACAGAGTGTTCGGGTCAAATACAACACAGGAACAAGTGTACAACGCCTGCGCCCAGAAGATTGTAAAAG ATGTTCTGGAGGGATACAATGGAACGATTTTTGCATACGGGCAGACATCATCTGGCAAAACACACACCATGGAG GGGAACCTCCATGACACAGATGCAATGGGCATCATCCCCAGGATAGTGCAAGATATCTTCAACTACATCTATTCCATGGACGAAAACCTGGAGTTTCATATCAAA GTTtcatattttgaaatttacTTAGACAAGATCCGGGACCTTTTGGATG TGTCAAAGACCAACCTGTCAGTCCAcgaagacaaaaacagagtaCCCTACGTCAAG GGCTGCACTGAGAGGTTTGTCTGCAGCCCAGACGAGGTCATGGACACGATCGATGAAGGCAAATCAAACAGACACGTAGCAGTTACAA ACATGAACGAGCACAGCTCCAGGAGTCACAGTATTTTCCTGATAAACGTCAAACAGGAGAACACTCAGACGGAGCAGAAGCTCAGCGGCAAACTTTACCTGGTTGATCTGGCTGGTAGTGAAAAG GTCAGTAAAACGGGAGCAGAGGGAGCCGTGCTGGATGAAGCCAAGAACATCAACAAGTCTCTGTCGTCCCTGGGAAACGTCATCTCTGCTCTGGCTGAAGGAACG GCCTACATCCCCTACCGAGACAGCAAGATGACCCGTATCCTGCAGGACTCGCTGGGTGGTAACTGTCGAACCACCATTGTCATCTGCTGCTCGCCTTCCTCCTACAATGAGTGCGAAACCAAATCCACCCTCATGTTTGGGCAAAG AGCAAAGACCATCAAGAACACTGTCACCGTGAACATCGAGCTCACAGCAGAGCAGTGGAAGCAGAAGTatgagagggagaaggagaagaataaGACCCTGAGGAACACCGTCACCTGGCTGGAGAACGAGCTCAACCGCTGGAGGAATG GCGAGAGCGTTCCAGTGGAGGAACAGTTTGACAAGGAGAAGGCCAACGCCGAGGTTCAGGCCCTGGACAACATAATCAACGACAAGCCGGCCTCCACGCCCAACGTGCCGGGCGTTCGCCTCACCGACGTGGAGAAGGACAAGTGTGAGGCTGAGCTGGCCAAGCTTTACAAACAGCTGGATGATAAG GACGAGGAAATCAACCAACAGAGCCAGCTGGCTGAGAAGCTGAAGCAGCAGATGCTGGACCAGGATGAG CTTCTAGCTTCCTCCCGCCGCGATCACGAGAACCTCCAGGCAGAGCTGAACCGCCTGCAGGCGGAGAACGAGGCCTCCAAGGACGAAGTGAAGGAGGTGCTGCAGGCTTTGGAGGAGCTGGCCGTGAACTACGACCAGAAGagccaggaggtggaggataaAACCAAGGAGTTTGAGGCCATCAGCGAGGAGCTTAACCAGAAATCG TCCATCCTGTCGTCTCTGGACTCTGAGCTCCAGAAGCTGAAGGAGATGTCCAACCaccagaagaagagggtgaCAGAGATGATGTCTTCACTGCTCAAAGACCTGGCTGAGATTGGCATCGCCGTAGGCAGCAATGACATCAAG CAACACGAGGGCGGCAGCGGCATGATCGATGAGGAGTTCACGGTGGCCCGTCTCTACATCAGTAAGATGAAGTCAGAAGTGAAGACCATGGTGAAACGCTGCAAGCAGCTGGAAGGCACCCAGTCAGAGAGCAACAAGAAGATGGACGAGAACGAGAAGGAGCTGGCTGCCTGTCAGCTGCGCATCTCCCAG CATGAAGCTAAAATCAAGTCGCTGACTGAGTACCTGCAGAACgtggagcagaagaagaggcagCTGGAGGAGAACGTTGACTCTCTCAACGAGGAACTTGTTAAGATCAGCGCTCAGG AGAAAGTCCATGCTatggagaaagagaatgagatCCAGACTGCCAATGAAGTCAAG gAAGCGGTAGAGAAGCAGATTCACTCTCACCGTGAAGCTCATCAGAAGCAGATCAGCAGCCTGAGAGACGAGCTGGACAACAAGGAGAAACTCATCACCGAGCTGCAGGA TCTGAACCAGAAGATCATgctggagcaggagaggctCAGAGTGGAGCACGAGAAACTCAAATCCACCGACCAGGAGAAGAGCCGCAAGCTGCATGAGCTCAC GGTGATGCAGGACAGAAGGGAGCAGGCCAGGCAGGACCTGAAGGGTCTGGAGGAGACAGTG gCCAAGGAGCTGCAGACTCTGCACAACTTGAGGAAGCTCTTTGTCCAGGACTTGGCTACCAGAGTGAAAAAG AGCGCTGAGATGGACTCAGACGACACAGGTGGGAGTGCAgctcagaaacagaaaatttCCTTTCTTGAGAACAATCTTGAGCAGCTCACCAAGGTTCACAAACAG CTGGTGCGTGATAATGCAGACCTGCGCTGTGAGCTTCCAAAACTGGAAAAGCGCCTTCGTGCTACGGCTGAGCGGGTCAAGGCCCTTGAGTCTGCTCTGAAGGAGGCCAAGGAGAACGCTGCCCGCGACCGCAAACGCTACCAGCAGGAGGTGGACCGCATCAAGGAGGCCGTCAGGGCCAAGAACATGGCCAGGAGGGGACATTCGGCCCAGATCG CTAAGCCGATCCGGCCCGGCCAGCAGCCCGTGGCATCTCCCACACACCCCAACATCAACCGCAGTGGAGGAGGCTTCTACCAGAACAGCCAGACGGTGTCCATCAggggaggaagcagcagcaaGCCAGAAAAGAA ctga